The Chryseobacterium geocarposphaerae genome has a window encoding:
- the pgi gene encoding glucose-6-phosphate isomerase produces the protein MLSKINPLHTESWKALDEHFGDNDFDLRSLFQENPDRFKEFSLQRDNFLFDYSKNLIDSRTKELLLNLAEECQLKDAISKMFSGDKINQTEGRAVLHTALRDFSGKNILVDGENIKPQIKRVLDHMKSFSESIISGAHKGFSGKEITDVVNIGIGGSDLGPVMVVSALKHFKTRLNVHFVSNVDGNHIAEVVKNLNPETTLFIIASKTFTTQETMTNANSAKDWFLQAGKQEDVAKHFVALSTNVQSVKDFGIAEENIFEFWDWVGGRYSLWSAIGLSIVLAVGYENFEQLLKGAFDTDQHFQTAEFSENVPVLMGLLGIWYRNFYAATSYAILPYSQYLDRFAAYLQQGDMESNGKCVDRNGEFVEYETGPIIWGEPGTNGQHAFYQLIHQGTELIPADFIAYAKSPNKVSDHQDKLLANFFAQTEALAFGKTEEEVEEELKNSGKSDEEINSLLNYKVFHGNTPTNSILFKELTPFSLGQLIALYEHKIFVQGVIWNIFSFDQFGVELGKVLANKILPELENNETISSHDSSTNGLINYYKGNK, from the coding sequence ATGCTATCAAAAATAAATCCTTTACATACTGAAAGCTGGAAAGCATTGGACGAACATTTCGGAGACAACGACTTTGATTTAAGAAGTCTTTTTCAGGAAAACCCTGATCGTTTCAAAGAATTTTCGTTACAAAGAGATAATTTTCTTTTTGATTATTCAAAAAACCTGATCGATTCCAGAACAAAAGAACTTTTACTGAATCTGGCCGAAGAATGTCAGCTGAAGGATGCTATTTCTAAAATGTTTTCTGGTGACAAAATCAACCAAACTGAAGGAAGAGCCGTTCTTCATACCGCGTTAAGAGATTTTTCCGGTAAAAATATTTTGGTAGATGGAGAAAATATCAAACCTCAGATTAAAAGAGTATTAGATCATATGAAATCTTTTTCTGAAAGTATTATTTCAGGAGCTCACAAAGGTTTCAGCGGAAAAGAAATTACCGATGTCGTGAATATCGGAATTGGAGGCTCGGATTTGGGGCCTGTTATGGTAGTTTCCGCTTTAAAACATTTTAAAACTAGATTAAACGTTCACTTTGTTTCTAATGTAGACGGAAATCATATCGCAGAAGTTGTAAAGAATTTGAATCCTGAAACAACTTTATTCATCATTGCTTCTAAAACGTTTACAACTCAGGAGACAATGACCAATGCCAACTCAGCAAAGGACTGGTTCTTACAGGCTGGAAAACAGGAAGATGTAGCCAAGCATTTTGTGGCTTTATCGACTAACGTTCAATCTGTTAAAGACTTCGGAATTGCAGAAGAAAATATCTTCGAATTCTGGGATTGGGTTGGCGGCAGATACTCTCTTTGGAGTGCAATCGGATTAAGTATTGTGCTTGCAGTGGGTTACGAAAACTTCGAACAATTATTAAAAGGAGCTTTTGATACGGATCAGCATTTCCAGACTGCAGAATTTTCTGAAAATGTTCCTGTTTTAATGGGACTTTTAGGAATCTGGTACCGTAATTTCTATGCAGCAACAAGCTATGCTATTCTTCCTTATTCTCAATATTTAGACAGATTTGCAGCTTATCTTCAACAGGGAGATATGGAAAGTAACGGAAAATGTGTAGACAGAAACGGTGAGTTTGTTGAATATGAAACAGGACCAATCATTTGGGGAGAGCCTGGAACAAACGGACAGCATGCTTTCTATCAGTTAATTCACCAGGGAACTGAACTGATTCCTGCTGATTTTATCGCTTATGCAAAAAGCCCAAATAAAGTTTCTGATCACCAGGATAAATTGTTAGCTAACTTTTTTGCTCAGACAGAGGCACTTGCCTTCGGAAAAACAGAAGAAGAAGTTGAGGAAGAACTTAAAAATTCAGGAAAATCAGATGAAGAAATTAATTCCTTATTAAACTATAAGGTCTTCCACGGAAACACTCCGACTAACTCTATATTATTCAAAGAATTAACTCCTTTTTCATTAGGACAATTAATTGCTTTATATGAGCACAAAATTTTCGTTCAGGGTGTGATCTGGAATATTTTCAGCTTCGACCAGTTTGGGGTGGAGCTAGGAAAAGTTTTAGCCAATAAAATCCTTCCAGAACTAGAAAACAATGAGACAATTAGCTCTCATGACAGCTCGACCAACGGGTTGATCAATTATTATAAAGGAAATAAGTAA
- a CDS encoding DUF4349 domain-containing protein: MKTTYIRLSIATALLLGIYSCKKQETIENYGEASGIMDSTAVATSDSISSVATMKVQDKQFIKTADVNMEVKDVYDATISIEKSVQELGGFVTHSNLKSNVISEDTYNTSNEEAMLIKKYQSENRIQVRVPTVKLGEFLTLINDKKLFLNSRSINAEDVTSNIKYAELEGKRIKKTSENISQLKTNKDKVKLDDENMSESNQQQYANMDVTDNLKYSTVDIYIKEPKIRIAEIAITNTKSIDDKYKFDFIYSAKSAFVEGYYLIQRIVVGLIVIWPILLIGAAILFLYRKRKSIKKQSTTEI, encoded by the coding sequence ATGAAAACGACGTACATCAGATTATCAATTGCAACAGCACTTTTATTGGGAATTTATTCATGCAAAAAACAGGAAACAATAGAAAACTACGGAGAAGCTTCCGGTATTATGGATTCAACTGCAGTTGCTACTTCAGACAGTATTTCTTCGGTGGCTACCATGAAGGTACAAGACAAACAGTTCATCAAAACAGCAGATGTAAACATGGAAGTAAAAGACGTTTATGATGCTACGATTTCTATTGAAAAATCGGTTCAGGAGCTGGGAGGATTTGTAACCCACAGTAATTTAAAAAGCAATGTGATCTCAGAAGACACTTACAATACATCTAATGAAGAAGCTATGCTGATCAAAAAATACCAATCGGAGAACAGAATTCAGGTAAGAGTTCCGACTGTCAAGCTGGGAGAATTTTTAACGCTGATTAATGACAAAAAACTATTTCTGAATTCAAGGTCAATCAATGCAGAAGATGTGACTTCTAACATAAAATACGCTGAACTGGAAGGAAAAAGAATCAAAAAGACAAGTGAAAATATATCACAATTGAAGACCAACAAGGATAAAGTAAAACTGGATGATGAAAACATGTCTGAAAGCAACCAGCAACAATATGCGAATATGGATGTAACCGATAACCTGAAATACAGTACCGTCGATATTTACATTAAGGAACCAAAAATCAGAATCGCAGAAATTGCCATTACCAATACTAAAAGCATCGATGACAAATATAAATTTGATTTTATCTACAGTGCAAAATCCGCTTTTGTGGAAGGATATTATTTAATTCAAAGAATTGTTGTAGGACTAATTGTGATCTGGCCTATATTATTGATTGGAGCTGCTATTTTATTTCTATATAGAAAAAGAAAATCTATAAAAAAACAATCGACAACAGAAATATAG
- a CDS encoding acyl-CoA dehydrogenase family protein — protein sequence MSNTFSKIRNAIELFRSIDFDQLSAISQKVDLPKLMQNFSKLDDKQLGGLMKMLDPNKKKKELPPIDGDFYDIYHTLSPEQREVQLKVRTFMEKEVKPLVNHYWLRDEFPHELIPKFQKLNICGVTYEGYGCPGMPFLMEGVIAMEMARIDASIATFFGVQSGLAMGSIYICGSEEQKQKWLPQMQKFEKIGAFGLTEPEVGSGAAGGLTVTCKKTPEGWILNGQKKWIGNATFADVIIIWARDLDDGEVKGFIVEKDNPGYSVEKIKGKMALRIVQNGLITLKDCLITEENRLQNANSFKDTGKVLRMTRAGVAWMATGCARGAYESALDYTRKREQFGKPIASFQMIQGHLVEMLSNLTAMQTMVFRLSEMQDEGILKDEHASLAKVFCTLRTRDIVSRAREVMGGNGILLEYDVARFVADAEAIYSYEGTKEINSLIVGRSITGFSAFI from the coding sequence ATGTCAAATACTTTTTCCAAAATCAGAAACGCCATAGAATTATTCAGATCTATAGACTTTGATCAGCTAAGTGCAATTTCTCAAAAAGTGGATCTCCCTAAGCTGATGCAAAATTTCTCAAAACTCGACGATAAACAACTCGGAGGTTTAATGAAAATGCTTGATCCGAATAAAAAAAAGAAAGAACTTCCTCCAATAGATGGAGATTTCTATGATATCTACCATACGTTGAGCCCTGAACAGCGCGAAGTTCAGCTTAAAGTGAGAACTTTTATGGAAAAAGAAGTAAAACCCTTGGTGAATCACTACTGGCTTAGAGATGAATTTCCACATGAATTAATTCCAAAATTTCAAAAGCTGAATATTTGTGGAGTTACCTATGAAGGTTATGGCTGTCCGGGAATGCCCTTTCTAATGGAGGGCGTCATTGCGATGGAAATGGCAAGAATTGATGCTTCTATTGCAACTTTCTTTGGGGTGCAATCCGGTTTGGCAATGGGATCCATTTACATCTGTGGTTCGGAAGAACAAAAGCAGAAGTGGCTTCCTCAGATGCAGAAGTTTGAAAAAATCGGAGCGTTTGGTTTAACGGAGCCTGAAGTTGGTTCCGGAGCAGCAGGAGGCCTAACGGTAACCTGTAAGAAAACACCGGAAGGCTGGATTTTAAATGGCCAGAAAAAATGGATTGGAAATGCTACGTTTGCGGATGTTATTATCATTTGGGCAAGAGATTTGGATGACGGAGAAGTAAAAGGTTTTATTGTTGAAAAAGATAATCCTGGCTATTCAGTTGAAAAAATTAAAGGAAAAATGGCATTGAGAATCGTTCAGAACGGACTGATTACGTTGAAAGATTGTCTAATCACAGAAGAAAACCGTTTACAAAATGCCAACTCATTTAAAGATACCGGAAAAGTATTGAGAATGACGAGAGCAGGAGTTGCGTGGATGGCTACAGGTTGTGCAAGAGGAGCTTATGAAAGTGCTTTAGATTATACCCGAAAAAGAGAACAATTTGGTAAACCGATCGCTTCCTTCCAAATGATTCAGGGGCATCTGGTGGAAATGTTATCGAATTTGACAGCAATGCAGACCATGGTCTTTAGACTTTCCGAAATGCAGGACGAAGGAATTCTAAAAGACGAACATGCTTCTCTGGCAAAAGTTTTCTGCACATTAAGAACGCGGGATATTGTCTCAAGAGCACGTGAAGTAATGGGAGGTAATGGAATTCTGTTGGAATATGATGTTGCCAGATTTGTTGCCGATGCAGAAGCAATCTATTCCTATGAAGGAACAAAGGAAATCAATTCTCTGATTGTCGGAAGATCCATTACTGGGTTCAGTGCATTTATATGA
- a CDS encoding DoxX family protein, producing MKIIKFILALLFGLMFINAGLNKFFNYMPMEKPTPEQMKLFAAFGEIHWLMPLVGLVEVIGGLLFIFPKTRALGAIVILPVMVGIVVHVFTMDKSPMGMSIAGVLFLINLWMIIDNKEKYKALVS from the coding sequence ATGAAAATTATAAAATTTATCCTGGCCCTTCTTTTCGGATTAATGTTCATTAATGCCGGATTAAACAAATTCTTTAATTATATGCCCATGGAAAAGCCAACACCAGAGCAAATGAAACTTTTTGCTGCGTTTGGAGAAATTCATTGGCTGATGCCGTTAGTTGGACTCGTAGAAGTTATTGGTGGATTATTATTTATTTTCCCAAAAACAAGAGCTTTAGGCGCAATTGTTATTTTACCTGTAATGGTAGGAATTGTAGTTCACGTGTTCACGATGGATAAATCCCCAATGGGAATGTCAATTGCAGGAGTTCTTTTCCTTATCAATCTCTGGATGATTATTGACAACAAAGAAAAATATAAAGCTTTGGTAAGTTGA
- a CDS encoding bacteriocin-like protein, which translates to MKNLKKLNRSDLKEVLGGGGPGQCDIGPIGCPCKIPPGDPCLGGDPGGPGGPSYGYCPDSGTYILCTETCPNGLQPLCPL; encoded by the coding sequence ATGAAAAATCTTAAAAAATTAAATCGTTCAGATTTAAAAGAAGTGCTTGGAGGCGGTGGCCCCGGACAATGTGATATCGGACCAATAGGATGTCCATGCAAAATTCCGCCGGGAGATCCTTGTTTGGGTGGTGATCCTGGAGGACCAGGAGGCCCGTCTTATGGATACTGTCCGGATAGTGGAACTTATATTCTTTGTACGGAAACATGTCCAAATGGATTACAGCCACTTTGTCCTTTATAG
- a CDS encoding AI-2E family transporter codes for MNFLRLPFLVKFTLVIISLIGLGYILALGQSILAPFFLAFLMAMLFLPFATFLERKLRFPRSLSTMTSVLIMLIFLSGMIYFFGSQLSTFSKDIPHLRDQFINVFDNLQHWVSRTFNIKINDQLDYLDQGLNKLLSSSGLILGFTLGVFSTGFAFILFFLLFFIFILNYRRILNNFIVTVFNEKHKASVEEVVSQVRIMTKKYIIGLCLQVFIVSVLTSIVLTIVGVKYAVLLAVLTGLLNVIPYLGICISLVVSCFIAFATGTPSTCIYVVIGYIAVHIIDGNIILPFVVGSKVKINALFSFLGIIIGEHLWGIAGMFLCIPAIAIIKIIFERVNGLQPWGKLLGEEEKPDKKKKSYKISKNITLKEMD; via the coding sequence ATGAACTTTCTAAGACTTCCATTTCTTGTTAAATTTACCCTTGTAATCATTTCCCTCATTGGACTTGGCTATATTTTAGCATTGGGGCAGAGCATATTAGCTCCGTTCTTTTTAGCGTTCTTAATGGCTATGTTATTTTTGCCATTTGCCACTTTTCTGGAAAGAAAACTTAGATTTCCAAGATCACTTTCCACCATGACATCAGTACTCATCATGCTTATTTTTTTAAGTGGAATGATTTATTTTTTCGGTTCACAATTATCTACTTTCAGCAAAGACATTCCTCATCTCAGAGATCAGTTCATTAATGTATTTGATAATCTGCAGCATTGGGTTTCAAGAACGTTCAATATAAAAATCAATGACCAGCTTGATTACCTTGATCAAGGGCTGAACAAGCTTCTTTCTTCTTCAGGGTTAATTTTAGGATTTACCTTAGGCGTATTTTCAACGGGATTTGCTTTTATTCTATTTTTCCTGTTATTTTTCATTTTTATCCTGAATTACAGAAGAATCTTAAATAATTTCATCGTGACTGTTTTTAATGAAAAACATAAAGCCAGTGTAGAAGAAGTGGTAAGCCAGGTAAGAATCATGACCAAAAAATACATTATCGGACTTTGTCTGCAGGTATTTATCGTTTCTGTTCTTACTTCAATTGTTCTTACGATTGTGGGTGTAAAGTATGCTGTGCTTCTCGCTGTTCTAACCGGGTTACTGAATGTAATTCCTTATCTGGGAATTTGTATTTCACTAGTAGTTTCCTGCTTCATTGCATTCGCAACGGGAACACCTTCCACCTGTATTTATGTTGTCATTGGCTACATAGCCGTTCATATTATTGATGGAAATATTATTTTGCCTTTTGTTGTAGGTTCAAAAGTAAAGATCAATGCACTTTTTTCATTTTTAGGAATCATTATCGGTGAACATCTTTGGGGAATTGCAGGAATGTTTTTGTGTATTCCGGCCATTGCAATCATCAAGATTATCTTTGAAAGAGTTAATGGTTTACAGCCTTGGGGAAAATTACTTGGAGAAGAAGAAAAACCCGACAAAAAGAAAAAGAGCTACAAAATCTCGAAGAACATTACTCTTAAGGAAATGGATTAA
- the lon gene encoding endopeptidase La — protein sequence MTEFEDMSLEEMISDGFDIVAEEINLSDLSETEKNSEQKIFPILPVRNMVMFPNVVIPITAGRKASIQLLEEAQKNGDFIGIVSQKNSELESPTEKDLYHTGTLAKIIKIIKLPEGNITAITKGFHRFKIKKMIEAQPYFKAEISKLKDSKPKNKEEYEALLENVKDLALKIIELDPNIPNAANFAIKNINNNDDLLNFICTNANFPSVEKQKLLEEKNLMERANKCYEMMHEDFRRLELRNQIHQKTSKDLDKQQREYFLNQQIRTIQEELGGGPESDIEDLIAKAKKKTWSPEVEEHFQKEISRLQRQNPNSPDYNVQRNYLDFFTDLPWETYTKDVFDIAKAEKILDKAHFGLEDIKKRILEHMAVLKLKNNMKSPILLLVGPPGVGKTSLGKSIADALGRKYVRLSLGGLHDESEIRGHRKTYIGAMAGRILQSIKKSGTSNPVIVLDEMDKIGQGLHGDPSSALLEVLDPEQNKSFYDNFLEMGYDLSKVMFIATANSLSTIQTPLLDRTEIIQIAGYTLEEKIEIAKRHLIKKQQDENGLDAKSFKLGNAELKHIIEAHTSESGVRSLEKRIASIARWVALQTALEKKYDSKISVEKVDEILGVPRPKSLSEITGVPGVVTGLAWTSVGGDILFIESILSNGKGALTMTGNLGTVMKESATIALEYIKAKHDELGISQEDIEKHNIHVHVPEGATPKDGPSAGIAMLTSMVSSFKNKKVKPHLAMTGEITLRGKVLPVGGIKEKLLAATRAGIKDVILCEANRKDVEEIKKDYLKNLNVHYVNRMEEVIDIAIEK from the coding sequence ATGACAGAATTTGAAGATATGAGTTTAGAAGAAATGATCAGTGATGGGTTTGATATTGTAGCTGAAGAGATCAATCTTTCTGATCTTTCAGAAACAGAAAAAAATTCAGAACAGAAAATATTCCCGATACTCCCGGTAAGAAACATGGTGATGTTTCCTAATGTGGTAATTCCTATCACTGCAGGAAGAAAAGCGTCTATACAGCTTCTTGAAGAAGCGCAGAAAAACGGTGATTTTATCGGAATTGTAAGTCAGAAAAATTCAGAGCTTGAATCTCCGACCGAAAAAGACCTTTATCATACAGGTACATTAGCGAAGATCATTAAAATCATTAAACTTCCTGAGGGCAATATTACAGCCATTACTAAAGGCTTCCACAGGTTTAAGATCAAAAAGATGATTGAAGCACAACCTTATTTTAAAGCTGAGATTTCAAAATTAAAGGATTCAAAGCCTAAAAATAAAGAAGAATATGAAGCATTGCTAGAAAATGTTAAAGACCTGGCTTTAAAAATCATAGAGCTGGATCCGAACATTCCGAATGCCGCTAATTTTGCGATCAAGAACATCAACAATAATGATGATTTATTAAATTTCATCTGTACGAATGCTAATTTCCCTTCAGTTGAAAAGCAAAAGCTGCTTGAAGAGAAAAACCTGATGGAAAGAGCCAATAAGTGCTATGAAATGATGCATGAAGATTTCAGAAGACTTGAATTGAGAAATCAGATTCATCAGAAAACATCCAAGGATCTTGACAAACAGCAGAGAGAATATTTTCTGAATCAACAGATCAGAACCATTCAGGAAGAACTTGGAGGCGGTCCGGAAAGTGATATTGAAGACCTGATTGCCAAAGCAAAAAAGAAAACATGGAGCCCGGAAGTTGAGGAGCATTTCCAAAAGGAAATCAGCAGATTACAACGCCAGAATCCTAATTCGCCCGACTATAATGTTCAGAGAAATTATCTGGATTTCTTCACAGATCTTCCGTGGGAAACTTACACGAAAGATGTTTTTGATATTGCCAAAGCTGAGAAAATTTTAGATAAAGCTCATTTTGGATTAGAAGATATCAAAAAGAGAATTTTGGAACACATGGCTGTTTTAAAACTAAAAAACAACATGAAATCTCCTATTCTTTTATTGGTTGGTCCTCCTGGAGTTGGTAAAACATCATTAGGAAAATCCATTGCGGATGCATTAGGTAGAAAATATGTAAGACTTTCTTTGGGTGGACTTCATGATGAAAGTGAAATCCGCGGGCACAGAAAGACGTATATCGGTGCCATGGCGGGAAGAATCCTTCAATCGATCAAGAAATCGGGAACATCCAATCCTGTAATTGTGCTGGATGAGATGGATAAAATAGGGCAAGGTTTACATGGTGATCCGAGCTCAGCACTTTTAGAAGTTCTTGATCCTGAACAGAATAAGTCTTTCTATGATAACTTCTTAGAAATGGGATATGATCTGTCTAAAGTAATGTTCATTGCAACGGCAAATTCATTATCTACCATTCAGACTCCATTGCTGGACAGAACTGAGATTATTCAGATTGCAGGCTATACTTTAGAGGAGAAAATCGAAATTGCTAAAAGACATTTAATAAAAAAGCAGCAGGATGAGAATGGTTTGGATGCAAAATCATTCAAACTCGGGAATGCTGAATTAAAACATATTATTGAAGCCCACACTTCCGAAAGCGGTGTAAGAAGCTTAGAAAAAAGAATTGCTTCTATTGCCCGTTGGGTAGCTTTGCAGACGGCATTAGAGAAAAAATATGACAGTAAAATTTCTGTTGAGAAAGTAGATGAAATCCTGGGTGTTCCAAGACCGAAAAGCTTATCTGAAATCACCGGAGTTCCGGGAGTTGTAACAGGTTTAGCCTGGACAAGTGTTGGCGGAGATATTCTATTCATCGAAAGTATTTTAAGTAATGGAAAAGGAGCTTTGACCATGACAGGAAATCTAGGTACTGTAATGAAAGAGTCCGCTACGATTGCTTTAGAATACATCAAAGCAAAACATGATGAATTAGGAATTTCTCAGGAAGACATTGAAAAGCACAATATTCACGTGCACGTTCCGGAAGGAGCAACTCCTAAAGACGGACCTTCTGCCGGTATTGCCATGCTGACTTCTATGGTTTCATCATTTAAAAATAAAAAAGTGAAACCTCATCTTGCCATGACAGGAGAGATTACTTTAAGAGGAAAAGTGCTTCCTGTAGGAGGAATTAAAGAAAAGCTCCTTGCTGCAACTAGAGCGGGAATTAAAGATGTAATTCTTTGTGAAGCCAACAGAAAAGACGTTGAAGAAATTAAAAAAGACTATTTAAAAAATCTTAATGTTCACTATGTCAACCGAATGGAAGAGGTGATCGATATTGCGATCGAAAAATAA
- a CDS encoding peptidylprolyl isomerase, translating to MAILGQIRSRPWLLMGVIALALLAFLVNPDSIDKVFGKNPDVLGKVNGEKITREEFNDQLFVLQQQAEQQGQPKNGLEEQAWQLLVQSKLIKQQFEKLGFEMTEDYFWNQLQYDQMFAQNKQFFDEKGNFKTQELKKQIEDMKNMSPEGYNQWLKTRKSIEYRLMARQVFANVSAGITTGKKEAEELMKERDQLADIDFVKVDYASYLQKTKINVTTEDLANYIKQHPVMFKAEPSRNLGVVFFPSQPSAADDAATQKEITKLFAGGTDASGGTENFQNTKNDSMFVMANSDAPFNDKYVSPNQLPPTIQGQIATAAVGQTFGPYKEQGAYVVSKLLGKKTSDSTLSRHILIAFKGSPAGQDVKRSKEEAKKLADSIGAIVKANPAKFTEFLKLSNDPSSAAQGGSLGWTTPETPFVPEFLKYLAENPKGATGVVETQFGYHIINIEDKKAGAMGYKVANLVKVIKPSDATEAETDKNARRFIQQVQGKSFNDFVNIAKKGNYQFSNPKQAKRFDGQLQGLGTDKDADILAWAFDKKREKGDTEFFTVDGTGDKIVVYLNGKQEKGLADPESVRDQIEVVVKNKLAAKQIAEKIGKAGNLDQIAKQFGTTKQSAQVNLLSPSVAGTMEPKVAGAAFGVAKGKISNPIEGGTGVYVLIKKNETVNKQPGDLKQFTESVTQRNAGMFGQGWMKSLQDNADIEDYRIEIWNKVGAQQ from the coding sequence ATGGCAATTTTAGGACAGATTAGGAGTAGACCTTGGCTTTTGATGGGAGTAATTGCATTGGCGCTTTTAGCGTTTTTGGTAAACCCGGACAGTATAGATAAGGTGTTTGGTAAAAACCCTGATGTTTTAGGAAAAGTAAATGGTGAAAAAATTACCCGTGAAGAGTTTAACGACCAGCTTTTTGTATTACAACAGCAAGCAGAGCAGCAAGGTCAGCCGAAAAATGGTCTTGAAGAGCAGGCTTGGCAATTGTTGGTTCAGTCTAAACTGATTAAGCAACAATTTGAGAAACTGGGATTTGAGATGACAGAAGATTACTTCTGGAATCAGCTTCAGTATGATCAGATGTTTGCTCAGAATAAGCAATTCTTTGATGAGAAGGGGAATTTTAAGACTCAGGAGCTTAAAAAACAGATAGAGGACATGAAGAATATGAGTCCTGAAGGTTATAACCAATGGTTGAAAACGAGAAAGTCAATCGAGTATAGACTAATGGCCAGACAAGTATTCGCAAACGTTTCTGCAGGAATTACTACAGGTAAAAAAGAAGCTGAAGAATTGATGAAAGAAAGAGATCAGCTTGCAGATATTGATTTTGTAAAGGTTGACTATGCTTCTTATCTTCAAAAGACTAAAATTAATGTAACGACAGAAGATTTAGCTAATTATATCAAACAACACCCTGTAATGTTTAAAGCTGAGCCTAGCAGAAACTTAGGGGTAGTATTTTTCCCTTCACAACCAAGTGCAGCGGATGATGCAGCAACTCAGAAAGAAATTACAAAATTATTTGCAGGAGGTACAGATGCAAGCGGAGGAACTGAAAACTTCCAGAATACGAAGAACGATTCTATGTTCGTAATGGCTAATTCTGATGCTCCGTTTAATGATAAGTATGTAAGTCCGAATCAATTACCTCCGACCATTCAGGGGCAGATTGCTACTGCTGCAGTTGGACAGACTTTTGGCCCGTACAAGGAGCAGGGAGCTTATGTAGTGTCTAAACTTTTAGGTAAAAAGACTTCAGATTCTACATTATCAAGACATATTCTTATTGCTTTCAAAGGAAGTCCTGCAGGTCAGGATGTGAAAAGATCTAAAGAAGAAGCTAAGAAATTAGCAGACTCTATCGGAGCAATTGTAAAAGCAAATCCAGCTAAATTTACAGAGTTCCTTAAACTATCTAATGATCCAAGTTCAGCTGCTCAGGGAGGAAGCTTAGGTTGGACTACGCCGGAAACGCCTTTTGTTCCTGAATTCTTAAAATATTTAGCTGAAAATCCTAAAGGCGCAACAGGAGTTGTTGAAACTCAGTTTGGATATCATATCATCAATATTGAGGATAAAAAGGCTGGAGCAATGGGCTACAAAGTTGCCAACCTGGTAAAAGTGATTAAACCGTCTGATGCTACAGAAGCGGAAACAGATAAAAATGCGAGAAGATTTATTCAGCAGGTACAAGGAAAATCATTCAATGATTTTGTGAATATTGCTAAAAAAGGAAACTATCAATTCTCTAATCCTAAGCAGGCAAAAAGATTTGACGGTCAGCTTCAGGGATTGGGTACTGACAAGGATGCGGATATCTTAGCTTGGGCTTTTGATAAGAAAAGAGAAAAAGGAGATACAGAATTCTTTACAGTAGACGGAACAGGAGATAAAATTGTTGTTTACCTAAACGGGAAACAAGAGAAAGGTCTTGCTGATCCTGAATCAGTAAGAGATCAGATTGAAGTGGTTGTTAAAAATAAATTGGCTGCAAAACAAATCGCTGAGAAAATCGGTAAAGCAGGTAATTTAGATCAGATTGCTAAGCAATTCGGAACAACAAAACAATCTGCTCAGGTGAATCTTTTAAGCCCTTCAGTAGCTGGAACTATGGAACCTAAAGTGGCAGGAGCTGCATTTGGAGTTGCAAAAGGAAAGATTTCTAATCCGATTGAAGGAGGAACAGGAGTTTATGTTTTAATTAAAAAGAACGAAACCGTAAACAAACAACCTGGAGATCTTAAACAGTTTACAGAATCTGTAACCCAGAGAAATGCAGGAATGTTCGGACAGGGTTGGATGAAGAGCTTGCAGGACAATGCTGATATCGAAGATTACAGAATTGAAATCTGGAATAAAGTAGGGGCTCAACAATAA